One genomic region from Candidatus Rokuibacteriota bacterium encodes:
- the leuD gene encoding 3-isopropylmalate dehydratase small subunit, with translation MEAFIRLEAGAAPLDLPNVDTDRIIPARFLHKPRGPGYERYCFHDMRFDAGGAERPDFVLNQAPYRAARILVAAENFGCGSSREHAVWALHAWGFRAFVAPSFGDIFFGNCGQNGALPVVLPPEVVAGMRRQLHERPGATMVVDLPSQTVTGPDGARHPFSVDPFRKECLLRGQDEIALTLGHGEAIAAFEARAGVEMPWLLP, from the coding sequence GTGGAGGCCTTCATCCGGCTCGAGGCCGGCGCCGCGCCCCTGGACCTTCCCAACGTCGACACGGACCGGATCATCCCGGCGCGCTTCCTGCACAAGCCCCGGGGCCCGGGGTACGAGCGCTACTGCTTCCACGACATGCGCTTCGACGCGGGGGGTGCCGAGCGCCCGGACTTCGTCCTGAACCAGGCGCCCTACCGCGCCGCTCGCATCCTCGTGGCCGCGGAGAACTTCGGCTGCGGCTCCTCGCGTGAGCACGCCGTCTGGGCGCTCCACGCCTGGGGTTTCCGCGCCTTCGTCGCGCCCTCCTTCGGTGACATTTTCTTCGGCAACTGCGGGCAGAACGGCGCCTTGCCCGTCGTGCTCCCGCCGGAGGTCGTGGCGGGAATGAGGCGCCAGCTCCACGAGCGGCCGGGCGCGACCATGGTGGTGGACCTGCCCTCGCAGACGGTGACCGGCCCCGACGGCGCGCGCCATCCGTTCAGCGTGGACCCGTTCCGCAAGGAGTGCCTGCTCCGCGGCCAGGACGAGATCGCGCTGACCCTCGGCCACGGCGAGGCCATCGCGGCCTTCGAGGCGCGGGCGGGCGTCGAGATGCCCTGGCTCCTGCCATGA
- the nudC gene encoding NAD(+) diphosphatase: MTTPLTVYLPFNRDCLGPAFEAAKGGTPPAPAEGQWLIVQSQGLVVLPEGQGFRLPAGPPPRELAGALGSPFWLGTWQGAPCWAAALPREASVPEGLHRETLLPMQGSRLADDLLSLGGMAMQALWWEQTSGHCPRCGEPMTPIAGEWGKRCPRCRYEHYPHLHPAVIVLVRDGDRCLLARKKEWAPGRYALVAGFVDNGESLEGAVAREVKEEVGVEVKDIRYVGSQNWPFPSQLMVGFVAQYAGGEVSVDRAELEDARWFPGDRLPPGPSRHSIAGFILGHYARG, encoded by the coding sequence ATGACCACGCCGCTGACGGTGTACCTGCCCTTCAACCGCGACTGTCTGGGCCCGGCCTTCGAGGCCGCCAAGGGCGGCACCCCGCCGGCGCCTGCCGAGGGGCAGTGGCTCATCGTCCAGAGCCAGGGGCTCGTCGTCCTCCCCGAGGGCCAGGGCTTCCGGCTGCCCGCCGGACCGCCGCCGCGGGAGCTCGCGGGCGCCCTCGGCTCTCCGTTCTGGCTCGGCACCTGGCAGGGCGCGCCCTGCTGGGCCGCCGCCCTGCCGCGGGAGGCCTCGGTGCCCGAGGGGCTCCACCGCGAGACGCTCCTGCCCATGCAGGGATCGCGGCTGGCGGACGATCTGCTGTCCCTGGGCGGCATGGCCATGCAGGCCTTGTGGTGGGAGCAGACCAGCGGGCACTGCCCGCGCTGCGGCGAGCCCATGACGCCGATCGCGGGCGAGTGGGGCAAGCGCTGCCCCCGCTGCCGCTACGAGCACTATCCCCATCTGCACCCCGCCGTCATCGTGCTGGTGCGGGACGGCGACCGCTGTCTCCTCGCGCGCAAGAAGGAGTGGGCGCCCGGGCGGTACGCGCTGGTGGCCGGCTTCGTGGACAACGGCGAGTCGCTGGAGGGGGCGGTGGCGCGCGAGGTGAAGGAGGAGGTGGGCGTGGAGGTGAAGGACATCCGCTACGTCGGCAGCCAGAACTGGCCCTTCCCGAGCCAGCTCATGGTGGGCTTCGTCGCGCAGTACGCGGGCGGCGAGGTCAGCGTGGACCGGGCCGAGCTCGAGGACGCGCGCTGGTTCCCCGGCGACCGGCTGCCCCCGGGGCCCTCCCGCCACAGCATCGCGGGGTTCATTCTCGGCCACTACGCCCGCGGCTAG
- a CDS encoding SDR family oxidoreductase: MGFKGQTIIVTGAGYGIGRAIALRFGHEGANVVLAARSRDKLEAAAAELTALGTNPLVVVTDVSSEPDAAAMVRAAVARYGGIDVLVNNAGIAGPTKLARDIAPGEWEETLAINLSGAFYCAKHASAVMIERGEGSIVNIASVAGRIGYPLRTPYAASKWGMIGLSHSLAAELGPHGIRVNVVVPGPIHGERIDQVIAARAKAEGKSFDEARQWFVKDIPLRRMPTGDEVAEAVLFLASGAASAITGQAINVCGGFRMQ, from the coding sequence ATGGGGTTCAAGGGCCAGACCATCATCGTCACGGGCGCCGGCTACGGCATCGGTCGGGCCATCGCGCTGCGCTTCGGGCACGAGGGGGCCAACGTCGTCCTGGCGGCGCGCTCGAGGGACAAGCTCGAGGCGGCGGCCGCCGAGCTCACGGCGCTCGGCACGAACCCCCTCGTCGTGGTCACGGACGTCTCGTCGGAGCCGGACGCGGCGGCCATGGTCCGGGCGGCCGTCGCCCGCTACGGCGGCATCGACGTGCTCGTGAACAACGCCGGCATCGCCGGGCCCACCAAGCTGGCGCGCGACATCGCGCCCGGGGAGTGGGAGGAGACCCTCGCGATCAACCTGAGCGGGGCCTTCTACTGCGCCAAGCACGCCTCGGCCGTCATGATCGAGCGCGGCGAGGGCAGCATCGTCAACATCGCCTCCGTGGCCGGGCGTATCGGCTACCCCCTGCGGACGCCCTACGCGGCCTCCAAGTGGGGGATGATCGGCCTCAGCCACTCGCTGGCAGCCGAGCTCGGGCCCCACGGCATCCGCGTCAATGTCGTGGTGCCCGGGCCCATTCACGGCGAGCGCATCGACCAGGTCATCGCCGCCCGCGCCAAGGCGGAGGGGAAGTCCTTCGACGAGGCGCGCCAGTGGTTCGTGAAGGACATCCCGCTCAGGCGCATGCCCACGGGCGATGAGGTCGCCGAGGCAGTGCTCTTCCTCGCCTCGGGGGCCGCCTCCGCGATCACCGGCCAGGCCATCAACGTCTGCGGCGGGTTCCGGATGCAGTGA